The Triticum aestivum cultivar Chinese Spring chromosome 7B, IWGSC CS RefSeq v2.1, whole genome shotgun sequence genome window below encodes:
- the LOC123158726 gene encoding Werner Syndrome-like exonuclease yields MAAEKLVTSVDFEDDVITATVTSSGDAVKAWLRQIRYVYRWVYHKLIVGLDVEWRPSYGRAQNPVALLQLCVGRRCLVFQLLHADFVPRALHRFLANPDFRFVGVGVQDDADRLSNDYGLEVANAVDLRNLAADEMRRPWLRQAGLKGVAGVVMGANLNKPRRVRMGPWDACRLSQEQIQYASIDAFVLFEVGRKLLTGDYSSEEEDY; encoded by the coding sequence ATGGCGGCCGAGAAGCTCGTCACCTCCGTGGACTTCGAGGACGACGTGATCACCGCCACCGTCACGTCCTCCGGCGACGCCGTCAAAGCCTGGCTCCGCCAGATCCGCTACGTCTACCGCTGGGTCTACCACAAGCTCATCGTGGGACTGGACGTCGAGTGGCGCCCCAGCTACGGCCGCGCGCAGAACCCCGTCGCGCTCCTGCAGCTCTGCGTCGGCcgccgctgcctcgtcttccagctcctccACGCCGACTTCGTCCCGCGGGCCCTCCACCGCTTCCTCGCCAACCCGGACTTCCGATTCGTCGGCGTCGGCGTGCAGGACGACGCCGACCGCCTCAGCAACGACTACGGCCTCGAGGTCGCCAACGCCGTCGACCTGCGCAACCTCGCGGCCGACGAGATGCGCAGGCCGTGGCTCCGCCAGGCGGGGCTCAAGGGCGTCGCGGGCGTCGTCATGGGGGCCAACCTCAACAAGCCACGCAGGGTCAGGATGGGGCCGTGGGACGCCTGCCGCCTCTCCCAAGAGCAGATCCAGTACGCCAGCATCGACGCCTTCGTCTTATTTGAGGTCGGCCGGAAGCTCCTCACCGGCGACTactcctccgaagaggaggacTACTGA